Proteins encoded in a region of the Papio anubis isolate 15944 chromosome 14, Panubis1.0, whole genome shotgun sequence genome:
- the RNF103 gene encoding E3 ubiquitin-protein ligase RNF103 isoform X2 encodes MCCLFCCPLTFVRRSSREATDEVAAPPLVSPKELTVSTHFTYLPATSLPGGFVIANDRSPLVGKIHWEKMVKKVSRFGIRTGTFNCSSDPRYCRRRGWVRSTLIMSVPQTSTSKGKVMLKEYSGRKIEVEHIFKWITAHAASRIKTIYNAEHLKEEWNKSDQYWLKIYLFANLDQPPAFFSALSIKFTGRVEFIFVNVENWDNKSYMTDIGIYNMPSYILRTPEGIYRYGNHTGEFISLQAMDSFLRSLQPEVNDLFVLSLVLVNLMAWMDLFITQGATIKRFVVLISTLGTYNSLLIISWLPVLGFLQLPYLDSFYEYSLKLLRYSNTTTLASWVRADWMFYSSHPALFLSTYLGHGLLIDYFEKKRRRNNNNDEVNANNLEWLSSLWDWYTSYLFHPIASFQNFPVESDWDEDPDLFLERLAFPDLWLHPLIPTDYIKNLPMWRFKCLGVQSEEEMSEGSQDTENDSESENTYTLSSEKEVFEDKQSVFHNSPGRASHCDAEACSCANKYCQTSPYERKGRSYGSYNANEDMEPDWLTWPADMLHCTECVVCLENFENGCLLMGLPCGHVFHQNCIVMWLAGGRHCCPVCRWPSYKKKQPYAQHQPLSNDVPS; translated from the exons ATGTGCTGTCTCTTCTGCTGCCCTCTGACATTTGTTAGACGTTCTAGCAGAGAGGCCACAGATGAGGTGGCTGCACCACCTCTTGTATCTCCCAAGGAGTTGACTGTCAGCACTCATTTTACATACCTACCTGCAACTtcacttcctggaggcttt GTCATAGCAAATGACAGAAGTCCCTTGGTGGGCAAAATTCACTGGGAGAAAATGGTTAAAAAGGTGTCAAGATTTGGAATACGTACAGGCACATTTAACTGTTCCAGTGATCCCAG ATATTGCAGGAGAAGAGGCTGGGTCCGATCCACACTCATTATGTCTGTTCCACAAACAAGTACTTCAAAAGGGAAAGTCATGCTTAAGGAATACAGTGGACGCAAGATTGAAGTAGagcacatttttaaatggataacTGCTCATGCAGCTTCTCGGATCAAAACCATTTATAATGCTGAACATTTGAAAGAAGAATGGAATAAAAGTGATCAGTATTGGTTAAAAATATACCTATTTGCAAACCTTGACCAGCCCCCAGCTTTCTTCTCTGCACTAAGTATAAAGTTTACTGGAAgagttgagtttatttttgttaatgtagAAAATTGGGACAACAAGAGTTATATGACAGATATTGGCATATATAATATGCCATCATACATACTTAGAACTCCTGAAGGAATTTACAGATATGGAAACCACACAGGCGAATTTATATCCCTTCAGGCCATGGATTCATTTTTGCGCTCATTACAACCTGAGGTAAATGATCTGTTTGTTTTGAGCTTGGTTCTAGTTAATCTTATGGCTTGGATGGACTTATTTATTACACAAGGAGCCACCATCAAGCGATTTGTGGTTCTCATAAGCACTTTAGGGACATATAATTCTCTATTAATTATTTCCTGGCTACCTGTGTTGGGCTTTTTACAGCTACCTTACTTAGATAGCTTTTATGAATATAGCTTAAAATTGTTGAGATATTCCAATACAACCACACTGGCTTCATGGGTAAGGGCAGACTGGATGTTTTACTCTTCACACCCAGCCCTGTTTCTCAGTACATACCTTGGACATGGTTTACTAATTGATTACTTTGAGAAGAAGAGAAGGCGCAACAACAACAATGATGAAGTCAATGCCAATAACTTAGAATGGCTATCAAGTCTGTGGGACTGGTACACCAGCTACCTCTTCCACCCGATTGCTTCTTTTCAGAACTTTCCTGTAGAATCTGATTGGGACGAAGACCCTGACTTATTCTTGGAGCGCTTAGCTTTTCCTGACCTTTGGCTTCACCCTCTGATACCAACTGATTATATTAAAAACTTACCAATGTGGCGATTTAAATGTCTTGGAGTCCAGTCTGAAGAGGAAATGTCGGAGGGGTCTCAAGATACTGAAAATGACTCAGAAAGTGAGAACACATACACTTTGAGCAGTGAGAAGGAAGTATTTGAAGATAAGCAAAGCGTATTTCACAATTCTCCAGGAAGAGCAAGTCACTGTGATGCTGAGGCTTGTTCATGTGCCAATAAATATTGTCAGACCAGCCCATATGAAAGGAAGGGAAGGTCATATGGATCATATAATGCTAATGAAGATATGGAACCTGATTGGTTAACTTGGCCTGCTGATATGCTGCACTGTACTGAATGTGTTGTTTGCCTAGAGAATTTTGAAAATGGATGTTTGCTAATGGGGTTGCCTTGTGGTCATGTGTTTCATCAGAATTGCATTGTGATGTGGTTGGCTGGGGGCCGACATTGTTGCCCTGTTTGCCGGTGGCCTTCTTATAAAAAAAAGCAGCCATATGCACAACACCAGCCCTTGTCAAATGATGTCCCATCTTAA